The proteins below are encoded in one region of Neisseria macacae ATCC 33926:
- a CDS encoding DoxX family protein, protein MSATCARIQPILLSVLRIVTAYLFLLHGTSKFFGFPTSMGSGSPEGLMLVAGILEIAGGILLILGLFTRPAAFILSGQMAAAYFMAHASQGSALFPLANGGESAVLFCFVFLYLAAAGGGSLALDNLFGKDKS, encoded by the coding sequence AACCCATTTTATTGTCCGTTTTGCGTATCGTAACCGCCTACCTCTTCCTCCTGCACGGTACGTCGAAATTCTTCGGCTTCCCGACATCCATGGGCAGCGGCTCGCCCGAAGGCTTGATGTTGGTGGCAGGCATTTTGGAAATCGCCGGCGGCATCCTGTTGATTCTCGGACTGTTCACCCGTCCCGCCGCCTTCATCCTGTCCGGTCAGATGGCGGCTGCCTATTTCATGGCACACGCCTCCCAAGGTTCGGCGCTGTTCCCGCTTGCCAACGGCGGCGAATCGGCAGTATTGTTCTGCTTCGTGTTCCTCTATCTGGCAGCAGCCGGCGGCGGCTCATTGGCATTGGACAACCTGTTCGGCAAAGACAAATCCTGA
- a CDS encoding nitroreductase family protein, with translation MTYQTLQQAAETRRSIYALNKNLPISNEEISEIVKHAVLHTPSSFNSQSTRVVVLFGEEHGKVWQFVEDALRAIVPAEQFEPTAQKLNLFKAGAATILFFEDQNVVKGLQEQFPSYAANFPVWADHANAMTQYAVWTTLAAAGVGANLQHYNPLPDAAIAKEWNLPESWLLRAQMVIGGIEAPAGEKAFEPVENRLKVFGA, from the coding sequence ATGACTTATCAAACCTTACAACAAGCGGCCGAAACCCGCCGTTCCATTTACGCGCTGAACAAAAACCTGCCCATCAGCAACGAAGAAATCAGCGAAATCGTCAAACATGCCGTTTTGCACACACCTTCTTCCTTCAACTCGCAATCCACCCGCGTCGTCGTCCTCTTCGGCGAAGAACACGGCAAAGTGTGGCAATTTGTTGAAGACGCTTTGCGCGCCATCGTGCCTGCCGAACAATTCGAGCCGACCGCGCAAAAATTAAACCTGTTCAAAGCAGGCGCGGCGACCATTTTGTTCTTCGAAGACCAAAACGTCGTCAAAGGCCTGCAAGAGCAATTCCCTTCTTATGCCGCCAACTTCCCCGTTTGGGCGGACCATGCGAACGCGATGACGCAATACGCCGTCTGGACGACGCTTGCCGCCGCCGGCGTGGGCGCGAACCTGCAACACTACAACCCGCTGCCCGACGCCGCCATCGCCAAAGAATGGAACCTGCCCGAAAGCTGGCTTCTGCGCGCGCAAATGGTTATCGGCGGCATCGAAGCACCTGCTGGTGAAAAAGCCTTCGAGCCTGTGGAAAACCGTTTGAAAGTGTTCGGCGCATAA